The Bacillus sp. DX3.1 genome segment TTCTTCTGTACGATCTGTCTTAAATAATGCTCTTCCTGGAAGGGAAGGCAGATCCTCAAGACCTGGTTCATCCAAAGCAACTTGTGAAGCAACCGCTGTTGGTAATCGAAAACCTAGCTTTGCATCAGCGTTTTGTTTGATTTGCCTTGGCAATGTATCAGAGGTTGGATATTGCGTACAAAATATGAGCCGAAATCCTAAACCACCTCCGATTCTTGCGATTTCAGATAACATCTCCTGGCACACAAATAATAATTCCCGTTGTTTTTTAGGTAAACCTTGCGTCGGACAAAGATTTGCTCCTTCATCTACTATGATGAAGCAACGTTCTCTAATTGATGTGTCTATGATATTAGTAAAGTAGGAATTTTTCATTACCTCAATTTGTCTAACCATTTTCTCACGTACTTTAGCTAACATTTCTAACGCCTGTTCTGGATTTTCAGCTACTTCTACTACTTGAGACAGATCCTTGTAAGGACTAAATTCTAATCCTTCCTTCAGGTCAATAATAAAAAACTTCACATATTGAGGTTGTTGCAAAATCAAACTAGTCATCACATTTTTTAAGAATACTGTCTTTCCAAAACGAGTCATTCCACTTACGCACATATGTGGCGTTTTCTCGAAATCATGATATACGTATTTATCTAACGCTTTCCCCATCATAACTCTCCATGTATGCTCTTTTAATAGATCCTTAGACCAATTCCACATGTCAGGTATTTGTTGGTTAAATACTCGAATATGAAGCTCTCTTTGATGAAACGATATTTTAACAGGTTTATATAGGCCTTCTTCTAATACTTCAGCTAACTTTTGGATAAGTTGACTAGGTACACCGAGCGGTAACTTGTAAACATAATTCATACTTATGTCATCTTCTACTTCTTTTATAAAAATGGGGTATTGTAATTCACCTT includes the following:
- a CDS encoding FtsK/SpoIIIE domain-containing protein, producing MLSLLLIPATFITVAYFYQSKGMSDKKKIATFFEIAKICVQHKGELQYPIFIKEVEDDISMNYVYKLPLGVPSQLIQKLAEVLEEGLYKPVKISFHQRELHIRVFNQQIPDMWNWSKDLLKEHTWRVMMGKALDKYVYHDFEKTPHMCVSGMTRFGKTVFLKNVMTSLILQQPQYVKFFIIDLKEGLEFSPYKDLSQVVEVAENPEQALEMLAKVREKMVRQIEVMKNSYFTNIIDTSIRERCFIIVDEGANLCPTQGLPKKQRELLFVCQEMLSEIARIGGGLGFRLIFCTQYPTSDTLPRQIKQNADAKLGFRLPTAVASQVALDEPGLEDLPSLPGRALFKTDRTEEIQVPYLKDTDMWKLLKQYKVVKQNEAPEAQTESQTDRDFIEFK